The Pagrus major chromosome 17, Pma_NU_1.0 genome includes a region encoding these proteins:
- the LOC141012622 gene encoding cyclic AMP-responsive element-binding protein 3-like protein 4 has protein sequence MDAESGELFLGGGVAADSWQLDAPLSCSDLVFCGSEKPLQDWALDPGCTLNDSEPEDVLHGVDPNEVFPNGPPADLSSESDSGISEDPVVESPVTMVTAVTMATTQPTPATIYQVVYDISGLSGVKTEPGQENVISIELDDWSSQMLFSDSCVVNELPVLPAARLDGSSTLFNPPSPDDDPLYSDLQLTEEEQKLLNQEGVSLPNNLPLTKAEERILKRVRRKIRNKQSAQDSRRRRKEYIDGLEGRAAACSAQNKELQRTVEQLEKRNMSLLAQLRQLQSLIKQTVSKGAQTSTCLLIILVSLGLIIMPSFSPFSRRSSADDDDYRPTGVISRNILTDPSSSRPAADDADSPPVQSDSSSPPSELTKSELSQSGPGQSGPADGTDILQEPIETPENTGFDGTASEGSQSGNSSAVVAGQDEQLPLGLRSTAGTGSHDPAKPAHADEM, from the exons ATGGACGCAGAGAGCGGCGAGCTGTTTCTGGGCGGCGGCGTGGCGGCGGACAGCTGGCAGCTCGACGCTCCGCTGTCCTGCTCTGACCTCGTCTTCTGCGGCTCAGAGAAACCCCTGCAGGACTGGGCGCTGGACCCCGGCTGT ACGCTGAACGACAGCGAGCCCGAGGACGTCCTCCACGGCGTCGACCCGAACGAGGTGTTTCCCAACGGGCCGCCTGCCGACCTCTCGTCCGAGAGCGACAGCGGCATCTCTGAGGATCCTGTGGTGGAGAGTCCCGTCACCATGGTGACAGCTGTGACCATGGCGACCACCCAGCCGACCCCGGCGACCATCTACCAGGTGGTTTATGACATCAGCGGCCTGAGCGGCGTGAAGACTGAACCTGGACAAGAGAACGTGATCTCCATAGAGCTTG ATGATTGGAGCTCTCAGATGTTGTTTTCAGACTCGTGCGTCGTCAACGAGCTGCCCGTGCTTCCTGCCGCTCGCCTCGACGGCAGCTCTACCCTCTTCAACCCTCCGAGTCCTGACGATGATCCG CTGTACTCAGACCTCCAGCTGACCGAGGAGGAGCAGAAGCTGCTGAATCAGGAAGGAGTTTCTCTGCCCAACAACCTTCCTCTCACCAAG GCTGAAGAAAGAATCCTGAAGAGAGTTCGGAGAAAAATCCGCAACAAGCAGTCGGCTCAGGACAGCCGGCGGAGGAGGAAGGAGTACATCGACGGGCTGGAGGGCAG ggcAGCAGCCTGCTCGGCTCAGAACAAGGAGCTGCAGAGGACggtggagcagctggagaaacgCAACAT GTCTCTGCTGGCTCAGCTGCGACAGCTTCAGTCTCTGATCAAGCAGACGGTCAGTAAAGGAGCCCAGACCAGCACCTGCTTACTG ATCATCCTGGTCTCTCTGGGTCTGATCATCATGCCGAGTTTCAGTCCGTTCAGCCGCCGCTCGTCTGCAGACGACGACGACTACAGACCAACAGGAG TTATTTCCAGAAACATCCTGACagacccctcctcctcccggcCCGCAGCAGATGATGCCGACAGTCCGCCGGTCCAGTCCGACTCCTCGTCACCGCCGTCTGAACTCACTAAATCTGAACTCAGCCAATCAGGACCTGGCCAATCAGGACCTGCTGATGGCACTGACATCCTCCAGGAACCAATAGAAACCCCTGAAAACACAGGCTTCGATGGGACGGCCTCAGAGGGGAGCCAATCGGGGAACAGCTCAGCTGTTGTTGCCGGGCAGGATGAGCAGCTGCCGCTGGGTCTGAGGTCAACGGCGGGGACAGGAAGCCACGATCCTGCTAAACCCGCCCACGCTGACGAGATGTAG